The following proteins come from a genomic window of Halorussus halophilus:
- a CDS encoding DUF7344 domain-containing protein — translation MKTESSDTRVRTFVGSDLSLDATFDAFSHPTRRQTLEYLSTRVGAVSLDELADALAAVGPDSACEHTHISLHHNHLPKLADFGLVRYDAKEHLVELAVEFGEITPYFDLSSVDR, via the coding sequence ATGAAAACTGAGTCCTCAGACACTAGAGTACGTACTTTCGTGGGGTCGGACCTCTCGCTAGATGCCACCTTCGACGCCTTTTCGCACCCGACACGCCGACAGACGTTGGAGTATCTGTCCACACGAGTCGGCGCCGTTTCGCTCGACGAACTTGCGGACGCGCTCGCCGCGGTCGGTCCCGACTCCGCGTGTGAACACACTCACATCTCGCTCCACCACAACCATCTCCCGAAGTTAGCCGACTTCGGTCTCGTTCGCTACGACGCCAAGGAGCATCTGGTCGAGTTGGCCGTCGAGTTTGGAGAGATAACGCCGTATTTCGACCTGTCGTCGGTAGACCGGTAG
- a CDS encoding cupredoxin domain-containing protein has protein sequence MRILVCFVAILVALSLVAPVGPVQANQQPIEIRLGAVVSEWQGQSGDGSGATNPTLRLEVGQQYAITWTNLDGAPHNLALTDSAGNVLARTEVVAEQGATRTLVFTATEDVAGYRCEVHPQTMNGGVQVSGSGQAGTTSQEPTSTENRPGNATEREPNDDPANATFVESTTNVSGKLGSPVDVDRYSFETTAGDQIRVEVRRPRNAVGTLLTRLYDANLTPLTSLRTVRSGETVVLEAVAQQSGRYHLSVESADGAVGEYAVRVVGQRDGETTIADPPTTRAVSVTEQEPNDASQDSNAISAGTLVGGTLATPNDLDAFTVQADAGETITVEFASFRTGGTLGVTVLDPNLQLVDGLLVGGGGQDRIQFQARESGTYHFVVSSLNGSDPAETPGFGQYALRVLVNESASG, from the coding sequence ATGCGAATCCTCGTTTGCTTCGTCGCGATCCTCGTCGCCCTGAGTCTCGTTGCGCCAGTCGGACCGGTGCAGGCGAATCAACAACCGATAGAGATTCGTCTCGGCGCGGTGGTCTCCGAGTGGCAAGGCCAGTCCGGCGACGGTTCGGGAGCCACGAATCCGACGCTCCGACTCGAAGTCGGCCAGCAGTACGCCATCACGTGGACGAACCTCGACGGCGCGCCGCACAACCTCGCACTCACCGACTCCGCCGGAAACGTGTTGGCACGCACGGAAGTCGTCGCCGAACAGGGAGCGACGCGGACGCTCGTGTTCACCGCGACGGAAGACGTGGCGGGGTATCGCTGTGAGGTTCACCCGCAAACGATGAACGGCGGGGTTCAAGTTTCAGGAAGTGGGCAAGCAGGAACCACTTCTCAGGAGCCGACTTCGACCGAGAATCGACCCGGGAACGCGACCGAGCGCGAACCCAACGACGACCCCGCCAACGCGACGTTCGTGGAATCAACGACGAACGTGAGCGGAAAGTTAGGGAGTCCGGTTGACGTGGACAGGTACAGCTTCGAGACGACCGCTGGCGACCAGATTCGCGTGGAAGTCCGTCGGCCGCGGAACGCAGTCGGGACGCTTCTGACGCGGTTGTACGACGCGAACCTCACGCCGCTCACGAGTCTCCGTACGGTTCGAAGCGGCGAGACGGTGGTCCTCGAGGCCGTCGCACAGCAGTCCGGCCGGTATCACCTCTCGGTCGAGTCAGCCGACGGAGCAGTCGGCGAGTACGCCGTCCGGGTGGTGGGCCAGCGTGACGGCGAGACGACGATTGCCGATCCACCGACCACGCGAGCGGTGTCGGTCACCGAGCAAGAACCGAACGATGCGTCCCAAGACTCCAACGCGATTTCGGCGGGGACGTTAGTCGGTGGCACGCTCGCCACCCCGAACGACCTCGACGCGTTCACCGTGCAAGCAGACGCGGGCGAGACGATCACCGTCGAGTTTGCAAGCTTCAGAACGGGCGGTACTCTCGGCGTCACGGTCCTCGACCCAAACCTCCAATTGGTCGATGGACTCCTCGTCGGTGGTGGCGGACAGGACCGAATTCAGTTCCAAGCACGCGAGAGCGGGACCTACCACTTCGTAGTCTCGTCGCTCAACGGGAGTGATCCCGCGGAGACGCCAGGTTTCGGCCAATACGCCCTTCGGGTGCTGGTGAACGAGTCGGCGAGCGGATAA
- a CDS encoding DUF6684 family protein yields MATPIFDRETWLDITVNIIPLGIIGFFLALFLIASPWEIAGLTSMVGFALLVVPFVGLALLTYFAAKVI; encoded by the coding sequence ATGGCAACCCCCATCTTCGACCGCGAGACGTGGCTCGACATCACCGTCAACATCATCCCCCTGGGTATCATCGGGTTCTTCCTCGCGCTGTTCTTAATCGCCTCGCCGTGGGAAATCGCGGGACTGACCTCGATGGTCGGCTTCGCACTCCTCGTCGTCCCGTTCGTCGGACTCGCGCTGTTGACCTACTTCGCCGCGAAGGTCATCTGA
- a CDS encoding DUF7541 family protein, with protein MDEQPGLSDEYRKASPWPIFVAFGLAIFEVGIVVPLFPVTVGGMLLFVGSTVGVLRESGYIANPWKGLITAAVVSLAVGGAIAYTTSGSIQTRGIAIVVGGALCLLGGAFGSVWVPEQTNR; from the coding sequence ATGGACGAACAACCGGGCCTGAGCGACGAATATCGAAAAGCGAGTCCGTGGCCGATATTTGTCGCCTTCGGACTCGCCATCTTCGAAGTCGGCATCGTCGTGCCGCTCTTCCCCGTCACCGTCGGCGGGATGCTCCTGTTCGTCGGGAGTACAGTCGGCGTGCTGCGCGAGTCGGGCTACATCGCAAACCCGTGGAAGGGACTGATTACGGCGGCGGTCGTCTCGCTGGCCGTCGGTGGTGCCATCGCTTACACGACCAGCGGGTCGATTCAGACTCGCGGTATCGCAATCGTGGTCGGTGGGGCACTCTGTCTGCTCGGCGGTGCGTTCGGGTCGGTCTGGGTCCCCGAACAGACCAATCGTTGA